In Lolium rigidum isolate FL_2022 chromosome 7, APGP_CSIRO_Lrig_0.1, whole genome shotgun sequence, the DNA window AAAAGGGCCTAAATTACTTCGGAAGGAGGAAAGGTTTCCTACTTTGCCTAGctacatacaaaaaaaaaaattgcgggAACAATTCAATCTGGTTTGCTTCAACAGCTCAACACAAACAGAAAAGTTACACACTCTATACTTAATTAACTTCTGGTACATAGCAACACAATTACAAAATATATGATTCGAATAATAAAAATTGCTAATACTGAAATGTTCAATTTGGCCAatgaaggaagacaatgaaattaATAAGTAGATGACAAGGTAACTCACCATACACTAGAACTGGTTGTTTTAGTTCTCGCCAAATGGCCCAAAGCGCTGCCAAACATGCTCTATTAAGTCTCTTCGGAGTCCGTTATCTGTTGATTTTGTAGAAATAGTTGCATTTCTCTGTAGTAAATCAGCAAAATAATCAGCAGATCCATTGTTGATGTCTGACAGTGGAGCAACCGATGTCTCTGATGTCTCATTCGAGTCAAAACAAAAACTTGCCATATCTTTCTCATCCTCAAGTGTCATATTATGAAGTATGATGCAAGTTTGCATGATTTTTCCTAGAGTTTCCTTCGGAAAATATTTTGTTGGCCCGTGCACGATGGGAAAACGTGATTCTAGGAGTCCAAATGCACGTTGGACGTCATTCCTTGCTCCTTCTTGATATCGTGCAAATAATCGATCCTTTTCAGTCTGAGGGAGGGGTATTGTCTTTATGAAGACGGGCCATTCTGGGTATATTCCATCAGCAAGATAGTAACCCATACTGTATTGCCTCCTATTGACAGTGAATTGCACATCAGGACCTTGACCTTTCAAGATATCGGTGAACAACTGTGATTGATTCAGCACGGTCATGTCACTCTGAGACCCAACAGcaccaaagaaagcatgccatatccagAGGTCTTGTGAAGCAACTGCTTCAAGGATGATTTTAACGACTCCGTGATCACTATGAGTAAGACGACGCACCCATTTAACTGGGCAttttttccactcccagtgcatacaACCAATGCTTCCCAACATGCCAGGGAACCCACAGGTCTCACCCATTTGTAGTAGATGTTGCATATCCACGCTAGTGGGGCTCCGCAAGTATTCTCCACCAAACATGTCAATCACCCCTTCCACAAACTGCTCGAAACAGTGCATTACTGTGCTGAAACCAATTTGTATGTATTTGTCAGTAATGCCAGAGGGGGAACCCAATGCTAACATACGAATACCTACTGTGCACTTCTGTAGAGGCGTGAGTCCTTGACGATTAAGGGCATCTCTCCTTTCTCTGAAATAGGGAGACCACTCTCCCAAGGCACGGACTATACGTAGAAAGAGGGGTCTCCTCATTCGGTACCTTGTACGGAATTGTTTGTCAGTGTAGATTGGATGTTCAGCAAAGTAATCAGCTACGAGTTGTTCATGGCCCTCTTCACGATTTCTCTCAATGTACTTCCTACTGGCAAAGCGACGGCGAGATGTACTAGCTTGCTGAGGTTTGATTTTGGCCTGAATCTTCACATTGATCTTCTCAAGCAAATTGTGAAAGATGCTTTGTTCAGAAATGAAATCTTCCATAGTGTATAAGCCGGTTGGGTCAATGGTAGTGCTGTCATCGGAATCATCCGAGCAGGATGGCGTGTCTGACCGTTGGGACATACCTGCAGAGATAAACAATGACAACTGTTTCAACATGCATGCGCAGGTGAATTGCTTACTGATGCTAAATCCAGATGGAGATAAACAACAAAAAGAAGCTTCAACATTCATTTATAATTTTACAAAGAGAAATGCACAAATCCTAGGGCATACATAAACTGGACACGTATACATGCGCCAACATATATATCATGCGAAAATGCAGGGCATATGGTCGCAAAACATGCATGAACCTCGCGCAAGGTAGGGAAGAGGGGACGACTGGTGAGTTAAAGAAATTTGCGAAATGGAAAGGGAGACAGCAGGACATGGATGAACCTCGCTGGTTAGACAGAGCTCGACGGTGAAGGGAGAGGAGCGGCTCCCGGCGGGGAGCGCACGAGGCGAGGGGCGGCTGCACTGGAAGAGGGCGGCCGGGCCAGGGTTCCCGAGTCGGCCCTCGCCCGCGACTCAAGACGCAGCGGCGTAATCTGTGGCCCGAAGCGGAGGGATGCCGGGAGGAACAGGGTGGCGGGTAGCCGTCCCGTCGAGAGTCGGCGAAGGAGAGGTGACGGCGTCGCGGAGTCCGCCGCCGGTTGGCACTGACGACTGACGAGGGATGGAGAGGATGCAgagttgggcttccgggctttcgGCCCAAGACCACAAGACGAGTTGGAGAAAAGCAGACAGGCTCCAAAACGGCGGTGCTCGTGACTCCAAAGCAGACAGGCTTGCACCGAAATTTTCTAGTTTCTGCTTTCAGAGCATGTCTAGTAGAGCCCCTAAACCCTCAAACCTCTATAGCAGTTTTACAGGTTGGAAATAGCCATTTTTGACAGGTTGAAAAACAGGGGTAAAGAGTAgaacccctaaacccctaaagaatgcagtttgagggttctagtctttggCTCAACCCCAACCTCTAAAACTGTCATATGCCATATCACAGTTTTTATCACACATCATCATTTCACATATCACAAATATCATCACATTTCACATAAAACAATAATCATTCTAGTTATTATTACAACACCAAATAGTACATTTGAGCACATAAAACAATAATCATTCAAATTGTTACAACAATGTTGGACCATACAACAATAATTGTTCGAATCAAATAGAACAAAGGTAAATCATGCGCCACGGCGCTGCCCATCCAACCGCCACTCGGTGCTCGACTAGATCATCACGGAGACGACCATGAGTGGCTGCATCTTCAATCTcacgatgtgcttgaagaaaagcTTCTACACGAGAAGGGTTTCTTTCCGGTTGCACAcgtgtgccaacattgtcatagaaacaaggCAAGTTTAACCCCCTCTCATCTTCTAGGATCATGTTGTGTAGAATCACACAACACTTCATGATGTCCACCAAGGTTTTCTTGTCCCAaaaccggggcggcggcggctaggagccgatgcggaggaggccggggcgcggcggggcaggcggaggaggccgggacgcggcggcaggcggaggaggccgggacgcggcggcggcgggaggcggcaggagggccgagcgggaggaggtcgggggcgggaggagggcggggcggcggggagggccgagcgggaggagggccgagcgggaggaggagcggggcgggaggagggcgggcgcggcggggcagggcggaggagggcggagcggaggaggccgggacgcggcggaggcgggcggaggaggcggggcgcggcggaggcggggcgcggcggggccgggagggcggcggcggcggcgggatcggggaggaagagggaggaagAGGGAACGAGCTAA includes these proteins:
- the LOC124678625 gene encoding uncharacterized protein LOC124678625 → MPLIVKDSRLYRSAHTVMHCFEQFVEGVIDMFGGEYLRSPTSVDMQHLLQMGETCGFPGMLGSIGCMHWEWKKCPVKWVRRLTHSDHGVVKIILEAVASQDLWIWHAFFGAVGSQSDMTVLNQSQLFTDILKGQGPDVQFTVNRRQYSMGYYLADGIYPEWPVFIKTIPLPQTEKDRLFARYQEGARNDVQRAFGLLESRFPIVHGPTKYFPKETLGKIMQTCIILHNMTLEDEKDMASFCFDSNETSETSVAPLSDINNGSADYFADLLQRNATISTKSTDNGLRRDLIEHVWQRFGPFGEN